From one Halothece sp. PCC 7418 genomic stretch:
- a CDS encoding response regulator: MSANKILIVEDEAVVSLDISRRLEKMGYEVMGRLASGEEAIELIQQERPDLVLMDINLQGEMDGIETATKLYKDHNLPVIYLTAYAGQSTLERAKESKPYGYILKPFKERELHAAIEIAISRHETE, from the coding sequence ATGTCAGCCAACAAAATTTTAATTGTCGAAGATGAAGCAGTTGTTTCCTTGGATATTTCCAGACGTTTAGAAAAAATGGGCTACGAAGTGATGGGGCGTTTAGCCTCTGGTGAGGAAGCGATTGAGTTGATTCAACAAGAACGTCCTGATTTAGTGTTGATGGATATTAATTTGCAAGGAGAAATGGATGGGATTGAAACCGCCACTAAGCTCTATAAAGACCATAACTTACCCGTGATTTATTTAACTGCTTATGCGGGACAAAGTACCTTAGAACGAGCCAAAGAAAGTAAGCCCTATGGGTATATTCTGAAACCGTTTAAAGAAAGAGAACTTCACGCCGCGATCGAAATTGCAATTTCTCGCCACGAGACAGAATGA
- a CDS encoding PAS domain S-box protein yields MTCQQLIDRITTLGQNLSQSPALESVYQQTQKGLLPTAKQLQHSLEQDFQQRKRLSAQIQTLSRQLSLYLKWEEQTTVSTHFSDETHETLESPPRRNSRAIEHFSDETHETLESPPRKNSGLMNERDVDLTSVLNNPLARDRIAKAKALAITREATEADRKRYQDLFDFAPDGYLTIDAQGQVLEANLTAGELLGIETDRLVGHSLLNFLTDAEDREQLLQAMQTVADQSKRVARCEVSLSPQQGEPFFGALRLSAIQGQEGEAMQFRCLIQDISERKQIHQALAASEKKWRALFDQSFQIMALLDGQGNVIDLNQTALELVQGRLPQVKDHHFSEIPWWPSPWDCAQVKQSIKLAKVGGVVRYEAEMLAENGELVPIDLSLKPVRDEAGQVVLLIAEGRDLRDRVQKEAELYREKEISDSILTSLPGVFYMIEKNGPCVRWNQELEKITGYSTTEIHEIDPLDFFVETDRAQVEDTIQEAFREGKSTTEATFVSKHGAMTTCHLSHVCVHLDHQQEYLVAVGIDITETNQVKLERQKLATLVENSKDLISLTSLEGQVEFLNPEGQTLLGVEADQISSLSLKDCFSSQSEQQFDQQIFPSLFQSGQWYGELEVQNYQTGAVLSVLANIFVIRDSNTATPTNLGVITRNISSRKQTEIALKTSEQRFRSIFEQAAVGIALLDITGRFQRVNQRGCEILGYSQEELLTRTYHELIAMEQVADNDHKVTELLRGEENTFSQEQRYRRKDNSWVWVNLTMSLMCGAEGKPQSLLAILEDISDRKTAEAALQESEQAYRALVDGIREVIFQVNTSGIWSFLNPAWTEITGYSVEDTLGQSFLNYTYFEDFAYNQEQFQKLIHHPDQHCRYEVRYQTQGGGFCWMEVTARVTRNAEGIITGITGTLNDVTERRQAEDQLRAVINTVPGLVSWVSRDGHYLGVNEQLAHTLNLEPEDFVGKEIGFLNTSSSFVRFMYEFLASGESETSKVLENTIKNGEIRSFLVAAQKYRQASAAVLIGIDITERKQAELALRESENQFRQLAENIEQVFWMVDLTQQSFIYISPAYESTWGRSLQSAYDSPTDWLNSVHPEDYERILHSCRKQIRGQYDEEYRIIRPNGEIRWIHDRAFPVRNEKGKVYRIAGIAEDITERKQAKEALKKRERYLKALVGVQRRLLASTVDKALYQEVLGILGEACEANRIYVYENFVDEQGNLKGRKCAQWYSHSVYYPDFHQQQDFSYDNLGSECYEKLRQGEFLQKTITDLPTEKQSFFWRNSTISFLMLPLMVNGEFFGVIGFDNCEVARNWGRLEVGLLSSAAAAIALAKEKQLTQETLQQQLTAIETTTDGIMIIHTNGELHYVNPAYSQMLGYESQNALLQTSWCSHHPPTEIPRINEEIFPQLTTQGCWSGDISAQRRDGSTFVQELSMNLTQNGEIVGVCRDISERKEAEEQLKASLEEKDLLLKEVHHRVKNNLQVISSIFSLQSQALEDEEALAILEESQNRISSMALIHEKLYQATNLANIDFAEYIRDLTYHLLASYNVNPDWVQTEMNIQSIQLNLDSAIPCGLLINELVSNSLKHGFPNQRRGTIHLFLGFIDEAEETIALKVEDNGVGLPEGFNPHKTSSLGVSLITSLTQQLRGTLKFQNNPGASFEITFPKPIERKRF; encoded by the coding sequence ATGACTTGTCAGCAACTGATTGATCGTATCACTACCCTCGGTCAAAATCTGTCCCAATCCCCCGCTTTGGAAAGCGTATATCAACAAACCCAAAAGGGGCTGTTGCCAACCGCCAAACAACTCCAACACTCCTTAGAACAGGATTTTCAACAACGGAAACGGCTATCCGCTCAAATTCAAACCCTCAGCCGACAACTCAGTTTATATCTGAAATGGGAAGAGCAAACAACAGTTTCTACCCACTTCTCCGATGAAACTCATGAGACCTTAGAAAGCCCTCCTCGAAGAAATTCGCGGGCGATCGAGCATTTCTCCGATGAAACTCATGAGACCTTAGAAAGCCCCCCTCGAAAAAATTCAGGGCTGATGAACGAGAGGGATGTGGATTTGACTTCAGTGTTGAATAATCCTCTAGCTCGGGACAGAATTGCCAAAGCCAAAGCCCTTGCTATAACCCGTGAAGCAACAGAAGCGGATCGCAAACGCTATCAGGACTTATTTGATTTTGCCCCTGACGGCTATTTAACGATTGATGCTCAAGGACAGGTCTTGGAAGCTAATTTAACCGCAGGGGAGTTACTGGGGATAGAAACCGACAGACTGGTTGGACACTCTCTTCTCAATTTCCTTACCGATGCGGAGGACAGAGAGCAACTGTTACAGGCGATGCAGACCGTTGCTGACCAAAGCAAGCGGGTGGCACGCTGTGAAGTCAGTTTATCCCCCCAGCAGGGAGAGCCGTTTTTCGGTGCGTTGCGCCTCAGTGCCATCCAGGGGCAAGAAGGAGAAGCCATGCAGTTTCGCTGTTTAATCCAAGATATTAGCGAGCGCAAGCAAATTCATCAAGCCCTCGCAGCCAGTGAAAAGAAATGGCGGGCATTGTTTGATCAAAGTTTTCAAATTATGGCGTTGCTCGATGGGCAAGGAAATGTGATTGACCTCAATCAAACCGCTTTAGAACTGGTGCAGGGTCGGCTTCCTCAAGTGAAAGACCATCATTTTTCCGAAATTCCCTGGTGGCCCTCTCCTTGGGATTGTGCCCAAGTCAAGCAGTCTATTAAACTGGCAAAAGTTGGGGGCGTGGTCCGTTATGAAGCGGAAATGTTGGCGGAAAATGGGGAATTAGTGCCCATAGATTTATCCTTGAAACCAGTGCGAGATGAAGCGGGTCAGGTGGTGCTTTTAATTGCAGAAGGTCGAGACTTGCGCGATCGCGTGCAGAAAGAAGCAGAACTTTACCGAGAAAAAGAGATTTCTGATTCTATTCTCACCAGTCTGCCTGGTGTTTTCTACATGATTGAAAAAAATGGCCCCTGTGTCCGTTGGAATCAAGAATTAGAAAAAATTACGGGTTATAGCACAACAGAAATCCATGAAATTGATCCCCTTGATTTCTTTGTTGAAACCGATCGCGCTCAAGTGGAAGATACCATCCAAGAAGCGTTTAGAGAGGGGAAATCCACCACAGAAGCAACATTTGTCAGTAAGCACGGCGCGATGACCACCTGTCATTTAAGTCATGTTTGCGTACACTTAGATCATCAGCAAGAGTATTTAGTTGCTGTGGGGATTGACATCACTGAAACCAATCAAGTGAAACTGGAACGCCAAAAACTAGCAACCCTCGTTGAAAATAGCAAAGATCTCATTAGCCTGACCAGCCTAGAAGGACAAGTGGAATTTCTCAACCCTGAAGGTCAAACCTTATTAGGAGTTGAGGCTGACCAGATTTCCTCCCTCTCCCTAAAAGACTGTTTCTCCAGTCAGAGTGAACAACAATTTGATCAACAAATTTTTCCCAGTCTCTTCCAAAGCGGTCAGTGGTACGGTGAATTGGAAGTGCAAAATTATCAAACTGGAGCCGTTCTCTCTGTTTTAGCCAATATTTTTGTGATTCGGGACTCCAACACCGCAACTCCCACTAACCTTGGGGTGATTACTCGTAATATTAGTAGCCGTAAGCAAACTGAAATTGCCCTCAAAACTAGCGAACAGCGTTTTCGGAGTATTTTTGAGCAAGCAGCAGTGGGGATTGCTTTATTAGATATTACAGGGCGTTTTCAACGAGTGAATCAGCGAGGCTGTGAAATTTTAGGCTACTCACAAGAAGAATTATTGACCCGTACCTATCATGAATTAATTGCCATGGAACAAGTGGCGGATAATGATCATAAAGTCACAGAATTGTTACGGGGAGAAGAAAATACATTTTCTCAAGAACAACGTTACCGTCGCAAAGATAACAGTTGGGTCTGGGTCAACCTCACCATGTCCTTAATGTGTGGTGCAGAAGGAAAACCTCAATCCCTCTTAGCGATTTTAGAAGACATCAGCGATCGTAAAACCGCAGAAGCTGCTTTACAAGAAAGTGAACAAGCCTACCGCGCTTTGGTTGATGGCATTCGAGAAGTCATCTTCCAAGTCAATACCAGTGGCATCTGGTCTTTTTTAAATCCAGCTTGGACAGAAATCACCGGTTATTCTGTAGAAGATACCCTAGGTCAGTCTTTCCTCAACTACACTTATTTTGAAGATTTTGCTTATAATCAAGAGCAATTTCAGAAATTAATTCACCATCCTGATCAACATTGTCGCTATGAAGTGCGCTATCAAACCCAAGGGGGTGGCTTCTGTTGGATGGAAGTCACGGCTCGGGTGACTCGTAACGCTGAGGGAATCATTACGGGGATTACTGGAACTCTCAATGATGTCACGGAACGTCGTCAAGCCGAAGATCAACTACGAGCAGTGATCAATACTGTGCCTGGTTTAGTGTCTTGGGTGAGTCGAGATGGACATTATTTAGGGGTCAATGAACAATTAGCCCATACCCTGAATTTAGAACCCGAAGATTTTGTCGGCAAAGAAATCGGCTTTTTAAATACCAGTTCTTCCTTTGTCCGGTTTATGTATGAGTTTCTCGCCAGTGGCGAAAGTGAAACCAGTAAAGTTTTAGAAAATACCATTAAAAATGGTGAAATCCGTAGCTTTCTGGTGGCAGCACAAAAATACCGTCAAGCCAGTGCTGCGGTTTTAATTGGGATTGATATTACCGAACGGAAACAAGCCGAGTTAGCCTTGCGGGAAAGTGAAAATCAATTCCGTCAACTTGCTGAAAATATTGAACAAGTTTTTTGGATGGTTGATTTAACCCAGCAAAGTTTTATTTATATTTCTCCCGCTTATGAATCCACTTGGGGACGAAGTTTGCAAAGTGCTTATGATTCCCCCACGGACTGGTTAAACTCAGTGCACCCTGAAGATTATGAACGCATCCTGCATTCGTGTCGCAAACAGATTCGGGGGCAATATGATGAAGAATATCGGATTATTCGCCCCAATGGTGAGATTCGCTGGATTCACGATCGCGCTTTTCCCGTCCGCAATGAAAAAGGAAAGGTCTATCGCATTGCGGGGATTGCTGAAGATATCACCGAACGGAAACAAGCCAAAGAAGCCCTGAAAAAACGAGAACGCTACTTAAAAGCATTGGTGGGGGTACAACGTCGTCTGCTCGCTTCTACAGTTGATAAAGCCCTCTATCAAGAAGTTTTAGGGATTTTAGGAGAAGCCTGTGAAGCCAACCGCATTTATGTCTATGAAAACTTTGTGGACGAACAGGGCAATCTGAAAGGGCGTAAATGTGCGCAATGGTACTCTCACAGCGTTTACTATCCCGATTTTCATCAGCAACAAGATTTTTCTTATGACAACCTCGGCAGCGAATGTTACGAAAAGTTACGACAAGGAGAATTTCTACAAAAAACAATCACTGATTTACCCACCGAGAAACAGAGCTTTTTCTGGCGCAATAGCACGATTTCTTTCCTCATGCTACCGTTGATGGTGAATGGGGAATTTTTTGGCGTGATTGGCTTTGATAATTGCGAAGTGGCTCGAAATTGGGGACGATTGGAAGTGGGATTACTCAGTTCCGCAGCAGCAGCGATCGCGCTGGCGAAAGAAAAACAACTCACCCAAGAAACCCTCCAGCAACAACTCACCGCCATTGAAACCACCACGGATGGCATTATGATTATCCATACCAATGGCGAACTCCATTATGTCAATCCCGCCTACTCTCAAATGCTGGGTTACGAGTCCCAAAATGCCCTTCTACAAACATCTTGGTGTAGTCATCATCCCCCCACGGAAATCCCTCGCATTAATGAAGAAATTTTCCCGCAACTGACCACTCAAGGCTGCTGGAGTGGAGACATTTCTGCACAACGTCGGGATGGCAGCACCTTTGTCCAAGAACTATCCATGAATTTGACCCAAAATGGCGAAATTGTCGGCGTTTGTCGTGATATTAGCGAACGCAAAGAAGCAGAAGAACAACTCAAAGCCTCCTTGGAAGAAAAAGATCTGTTATTAAAAGAAGTCCATCACCGCGTCAAAAATAATTTACAAGTCATTTCCAGCATTTTTTCCCTACAATCCCAAGCCCTAGAAGACGAAGAAGCCCTCGCTATCCTCGAAGAAAGTCAAAATCGGATTAGTTCCATGGCGCTAATCCATGAAAAACTCTATCAAGCGACAAACCTAGCCAATATTGACTTTGCTGAATACATTCGCGATCTCACTTATCATCTTCTTGCATCCTATAATGTCAACCCCGATTGGGTACAAACCGAGATGAATATTCAATCGATTCAACTCAATCTTGATAGTGCCATTCCTTGCGGACTTTTGATTAACGAATTGGTTTCTAATTCCCTCAAACATGGCTTTCCCAATCAGCGCCGAGGGACAATTCATCTGTTCCTCGGCTTTATTGACGAAGCTGAAGAAACCATTGCGCTCAAAGTTGAAGATAACGGAGTAGGCTTACCCGAAGGATTTAATCCTCATAAAACCAGTTCTTTAGGAGTTTCTCTGATTACTTCTCTAACTCAACAATTACGTGGTACTCTAAAATTTCAGAATAACCCTGGGGCGAGTTTTGAAATTACTTTTCCCAAACCCATTGAACGCAAACGGTTTTAA
- a CDS encoding PhoX family phosphatase: MKRRDFLLFLGASAGTVALGGIPTQGKPFPSSAAAKTAMATTIPSVKLPLPLEIESLSSQEQKQVYSSYRVVDDLIVPDGFTYDVIASWGDRVGDSRFGYNNDYVSFVETAPNEGFLTINFEYISGKAWMENYPEVVGKSLPFAEVKAVAAKTNGKINAFALPDNSPLKEQIKEISKEGLIDQGIGVISIRQNRDGSWERTYSNADRRITGISGLEDDRALYATGPASAVFTKRNKMGYEDNQGNRIIGTFQNCAGGTTPWGTILSAEENFQDQVFEPVMADGSAFDPSNTPFILTAGTVDGRANVFGLPGNKYGWMVEVDPANPSDYGKKHTWLGRFRHEAVGVRAVANEKLAFYSGCDRRGGHLYKFVSEDTVKNVTDKSNSRLLENGMLYGAKFNPDGSGRWVALTPDTPVDPVRPSTVFGNKVMLPNPDRAEGGVIAITTDAEAEAFQAKFQTLGDLYMGNRSEKQGAILIDAHFAGNAAGISCTARPEDTDVAKDGTLFIAFTSGRPGGDGGPDSQVFAGPDGEAYEYGWIMKLQEDRKNPAAMSFRWEMFALGGEPAAGGLGFVNPDNLDLDADGDVWMVTDISTSKHNLEISDRDGVGQSAMRGIFGNNSAWYLPTSGENAGMAYPIAVGPMECEICGIWLTNDQKTLFLAPQHVGAANGKRQNMASETRTFAMKTTTGELFTQQREVPLGSNWPGLRPNDPPRPSVVAVRRKNGRSLKG, translated from the coding sequence ATGAAACGTCGCGATTTTTTACTTTTTCTGGGAGCAAGTGCTGGTACTGTTGCCCTAGGCGGGATTCCAACCCAAGGGAAACCGTTTCCATCTTCAGCAGCAGCAAAAACGGCTATGGCTACTACCATTCCCTCAGTGAAACTGCCCCTTCCTCTAGAGATTGAATCACTTTCTTCTCAGGAACAAAAGCAGGTTTACAGTAGCTATCGAGTGGTGGATGATTTAATTGTTCCCGATGGCTTTACTTACGATGTCATTGCATCTTGGGGCGATCGCGTGGGAGATTCTCGCTTTGGTTACAACAACGATTATGTTTCCTTTGTCGAGACTGCACCCAATGAAGGTTTCCTCACCATTAACTTTGAGTATATCAGTGGGAAAGCATGGATGGAAAACTATCCCGAAGTGGTTGGGAAATCTCTTCCCTTTGCGGAAGTGAAAGCCGTTGCAGCGAAAACCAACGGTAAGATCAATGCCTTTGCTTTACCAGACAACAGCCCTCTCAAAGAACAAATTAAAGAAATCTCGAAAGAAGGCTTAATCGACCAGGGCATTGGCGTTATTTCCATTCGCCAAAACCGAGATGGCAGTTGGGAGCGCACCTACTCCAACGCAGACCGCCGAATTACTGGTATTTCTGGCTTAGAAGACGATCGCGCTCTCTATGCCACAGGACCAGCAAGTGCGGTTTTCACCAAGCGTAACAAAATGGGTTACGAAGACAACCAAGGCAATCGGATTATTGGCACATTTCAAAACTGTGCAGGCGGAACCACCCCTTGGGGAACCATTTTATCCGCAGAAGAAAACTTCCAAGATCAGGTCTTTGAACCCGTGATGGCAGATGGCTCGGCATTTGACCCCAGTAACACCCCATTTATTCTCACTGCTGGAACAGTGGATGGACGCGCCAATGTCTTCGGTTTACCTGGAAATAAATATGGCTGGATGGTAGAAGTTGATCCCGCGAATCCCTCCGATTACGGCAAAAAACATACTTGGCTCGGACGCTTCCGTCATGAAGCCGTGGGAGTGCGGGCAGTTGCTAATGAAAAACTTGCCTTTTATTCGGGCTGCGATCGCCGTGGGGGACACCTCTACAAATTTGTTTCTGAAGATACCGTTAAAAATGTAACCGACAAAAGTAATTCTCGCCTCCTTGAAAACGGAATGCTCTACGGGGCAAAATTTAACCCTGATGGCAGTGGACGCTGGGTTGCTCTCACTCCAGACACTCCCGTTGATCCAGTTCGTCCCAGTACCGTTTTCGGGAATAAAGTAATGCTGCCCAACCCCGATCGCGCCGAAGGCGGGGTCATTGCCATCACCACCGATGCCGAAGCTGAAGCCTTCCAAGCCAAATTTCAAACCCTAGGCGACCTCTACATGGGCAACCGTAGTGAGAAACAGGGGGCGATTTTAATTGATGCTCACTTTGCTGGCAACGCAGCTGGAATTAGTTGCACCGCCCGTCCCGAAGACACGGATGTCGCCAAAGATGGCACGCTATTTATTGCCTTTACCTCTGGTCGTCCAGGTGGCGATGGTGGCCCCGACAGTCAAGTCTTCGCTGGTCCCGATGGCGAAGCCTACGAATATGGCTGGATTATGAAATTACAGGAAGACCGCAAGAATCCCGCAGCCATGAGTTTCCGTTGGGAAATGTTTGCCCTCGGGGGTGAACCCGCAGCAGGCGGTTTAGGATTTGTCAATCCCGATAATCTGGATCTTGATGCCGATGGGGATGTCTGGATGGTGACGGATATTTCCACCAGTAAACATAATTTAGAAATTTCAGATCGCGATGGGGTTGGTCAATCTGCCATGCGAGGGATTTTTGGTAATAACTCCGCCTGGTATTTACCCACCTCTGGCGAAAACGCTGGCATGGCTTACCCCATTGCTGTCGGCCCCATGGAATGTGAAATTTGCGGGATCTGGCTGACCAACGACCAAAAAACCCTCTTCTTAGCCCCACAGCACGTCGGAGCAGCCAATGGGAAACGCCAAAACATGGCAAGCGAAACCCGAACCTTTGCTATGAAAACCACCACAGGCGAACTCTTTACGCAACAGCGAGAAGTTCCCCTCGGTTCCAATTGGCCAGGATTACGTCCCAATGACCCGCCCCGTCCGAGTGTAGTAGCGGTGCGACGGAAAAACGGTCGTTCTCTTAAAGGATAA
- a CDS encoding response regulator transcription factor produces MKILLVSSNQILQKKLHQKLSHHHFVVELAIDGEEAWDLLQAFLYDLVLLDSVLPKVKGIELCRRLREVGNPVLILLLLAVAGWEHCIEGLNSGADACLSHPFPEAALFAQIEALGRRGKHRASFCLDWGPVSLNPTTREVTCKSQRLKLNRKEYQLLKLFLSHPRQRFPCHEIGDRLWTLDEQLPTNATIKSHIRSIRRKLEQAGMQDLIQTRYGQGYSLNSDYDPETKPSNKGNATPEPMMDAVTANLWQELMAANARLQREVEERRAVESELRCSERMLRNAQKAAQIGCWEWNLENRKLYWTEELFLLHGLDPTQPPPHPDHPEEALALIHPDDVEHYQQNIRIPAIKGEAFEANLRIIRANDGEIRYINARGGPVFDHLGKIIKLTGTTFDITKWVVNSK; encoded by the coding sequence ATGAAAATTCTCTTAGTTTCCTCGAACCAAATTTTGCAGAAAAAACTGCATCAGAAGCTATCCCATCATCACTTCGTTGTCGAATTAGCGATTGATGGCGAGGAGGCTTGGGATTTGTTACAAGCCTTTCTCTATGATTTAGTGTTGCTAGACTCGGTATTGCCGAAAGTAAAGGGTATTGAGTTATGCCGTCGCCTGCGCGAAGTGGGCAATCCAGTTCTCATCCTGCTGCTACTAGCGGTTGCTGGTTGGGAGCATTGCATCGAAGGCTTAAATAGCGGGGCAGATGCCTGCTTAAGTCATCCCTTTCCAGAAGCAGCTCTGTTCGCCCAAATTGAGGCTCTAGGCAGACGTGGTAAGCATCGCGCCAGTTTTTGCCTTGATTGGGGTCCTGTATCCCTTAATCCCACTACCCGAGAAGTTACGTGCAAGAGTCAACGCTTAAAACTTAATCGTAAGGAATACCAACTGCTCAAATTATTTCTGAGTCATCCCCGGCAGAGGTTTCCGTGTCATGAAATTGGCGATCGCCTGTGGACACTAGATGAGCAACTCCCTACCAATGCGACAATTAAAAGCCATATCCGCAGCATTCGCCGTAAGCTAGAGCAGGCAGGGATGCAAGATTTGATTCAAACCCGCTACGGTCAGGGGTACAGCCTTAATTCCGATTATGACCCGGAGACAAAACCGTCTAACAAGGGCAATGCTACCCCAGAGCCAATGATGGATGCCGTTACAGCTAATCTTTGGCAAGAATTGATGGCTGCCAATGCGCGTCTCCAACGGGAAGTTGAGGAACGCAGAGCGGTTGAGAGCGAACTGCGCTGTTCAGAGCGGATGTTGCGCAATGCTCAGAAAGCTGCCCAAATTGGCTGTTGGGAATGGAATCTTGAAAATCGAAAGCTCTACTGGACAGAGGAACTCTTTCTCCTGCACGGTCTTGATCCCACTCAGCCCCCGCCCCATCCCGATCATCCTGAGGAAGCCTTAGCCCTGATTCATCCCGACGATGTGGAGCACTATCAGCAAAACATCCGCATTCCCGCCATTAAAGGAGAAGCATTTGAAGCCAACCTGCGGATTATTCGGGCAAATGATGGAGAGATTCGTTATATTAACGCACGCGGGGGTCCCGTTTTTGATCACTTAGGAAAAATTATTAAATTAACTGGAACAACCTTTGATATCACAAAATGGGTTGTTAACAGTAAATAA
- a CDS encoding AbrB family transcriptional regulator: MEEQTTPLKGRALLQKVKELSHLPRRETAKECGYYNITKTGQTRVNLTEFYDAVLEAKGVPLDPDGGKDGRGREPTYKVSVHKNGQIVIGSTYTQAMGLQPGEEFEIKLGYKHIRLVHIDDGLTKAEDAEELQEAAS, translated from the coding sequence ATGGAAGAACAAACAACACCGTTAAAAGGTCGCGCTTTGCTGCAAAAAGTCAAAGAACTCTCTCACTTGCCTCGTCGAGAAACCGCTAAAGAGTGTGGCTATTACAACATAACCAAAACTGGTCAAACTCGTGTTAACTTAACTGAGTTTTATGATGCAGTTCTCGAAGCGAAAGGAGTTCCCCTTGATCCCGATGGTGGGAAAGATGGTCGTGGACGTGAACCCACTTATAAGGTCAGTGTTCACAAAAATGGTCAAATTGTCATCGGTTCGACTTATACCCAAGCCATGGGCTTACAACCTGGGGAAGAATTTGAAATCAAGCTGGGTTACAAACATATTCGCTTGGTTCATATCGATGACGGTTTAACAAAAGCAGAAGACGCTGAAGAACTCCAAGAAGCAGCGTCCTAA
- a CDS encoding amino acid ABC transporter substrate-binding protein, whose translation MAFWVAFSFIIAGEAKAETIFEEIERTGTLKIGIRNDAIPFGYRKPNGELTGYCVDFLAALKESIREKIDREELLVRVFQSTVSNRWSLVADGTVHIECGPNTIQDQIPEEEVTFSQPFFVTGTQFLILESQRDRIDLSRSLAGLRIGVLRGTSTEIFLQQQYPEATLIPLQGSTGRRRGVQGVLQGRFDSFVSDGILLIGEVEGLQALGFPPSNYAIIPTIPLSCDPYGMLLPNDLEWKNFVNKIIDSDRGSEIWQDWFNVVLPQIETTLQTCDERGLIDLKLE comes from the coding sequence GTGGCTTTTTGGGTTGCTTTCTCATTCATCATAGCGGGAGAGGCAAAAGCAGAAACAATTTTTGAGGAAATTGAACGAACTGGTACTTTAAAAATCGGAATTCGCAACGATGCGATTCCTTTTGGTTATCGTAAGCCCAATGGTGAATTAACAGGATATTGTGTTGATTTTTTGGCTGCGTTGAAAGAAAGTATCAGAGAAAAAATTGATCGAGAAGAGTTATTGGTGCGTGTTTTTCAATCCACTGTTTCTAATCGGTGGAGTTTAGTCGCGGATGGTACAGTTCATATTGAGTGCGGTCCCAATACAATCCAAGATCAGATCCCAGAGGAAGAAGTCACTTTTTCGCAACCTTTTTTTGTTACAGGAACGCAGTTTTTAATTCTAGAATCTCAGCGCGATCGAATTGATTTAAGTCGTTCTCTAGCAGGATTAAGAATTGGTGTTTTGCGAGGGACGAGTACAGAAATTTTCCTACAACAACAGTATCCTGAAGCGACTTTAATCCCATTACAAGGTTCAACAGGGCGACGGCGAGGAGTACAAGGGGTATTGCAGGGTCGTTTTGATAGCTTTGTCTCTGATGGTATTTTACTGATCGGTGAAGTAGAAGGGTTGCAAGCCTTAGGATTTCCGCCTAGCAACTACGCGATTATTCCTACAATTCCTTTATCTTGTGACCCTTATGGGATGTTGCTCCCTAATGATCTAGAGTGGAAAAACTTTGTGAACAAGATTATTGACAGCGATCGAGGCAGTGAAATTTGGCAGGATTGGTTCAACGTTGTTTTACCGCAAATCGAGACCACACTCCAAACTTGTGATGAAAGGGGCTTAATTGATCTTAAGCTGGAATGA
- a CDS encoding chlorophyll a/b-binding protein yields the protein MNEKTSNTEATATDESLIPELEEPSFGWTPYAERMNGRFAMIGLIALLLIEVITNQGFLAWLGLR from the coding sequence ATGAACGAAAAAACCTCGAACACAGAAGCAACCGCCACTGATGAATCTCTGATCCCAGAACTTGAAGAACCTAGCTTTGGCTGGACTCCTTATGCTGAGCGCATGAATGGACGTTTTGCCATGATCGGATTGATCGCCCTTCTCCTGATTGAAGTGATTACCAACCAAGGCTTCTTGGCTTGGTTAGGATTACGATAA